One window of the Asticcacaulis sp. SL142 genome contains the following:
- the holA gene encoding DNA polymerase III subunit delta has protein sequence MKLVKRPEIEAFLAKPQAPINACLIYGKDRGQVLERANLLASKIVADPKDPFNVSILTDSDIDHDPAKLDDELTAQSLMGGRRLVRIKFSSEKATLDKAIAASLKAHAAGEFNPDAFFLIEAGGLGTDSALRRQADNDKNVASIACYEDEAGDVARMTRETLQQNEVSLSPEALDIFVARLPRERGVARQEIERLCLFIGPGSKRTLDAKTLEDFLGVEPEASLFQAAQDAFGGKMKPAQAALRRAFAEGEAGTDAVRALSGHFAKIRLIQTLIGQGIGAKEAAKSAGVFWKQEAEFLRQVRSWREDVLDPIARELIETDKACKSTGMPDLLISERLYMSIAGRAKRLGL, from the coding sequence ATGAAGCTGGTCAAACGGCCTGAGATCGAGGCTTTTCTGGCCAAGCCGCAAGCGCCGATCAATGCCTGTCTGATCTACGGTAAGGATCGTGGGCAGGTTTTAGAGCGCGCCAATCTGCTGGCCTCCAAGATCGTCGCCGATCCGAAAGACCCGTTCAACGTCTCCATTCTGACCGACAGCGATATTGACCATGATCCGGCTAAGCTCGATGACGAGCTGACCGCGCAGTCGCTGATGGGCGGGCGGCGGCTGGTGCGTATCAAATTCAGTTCCGAAAAAGCCACGCTCGATAAGGCTATCGCCGCCAGCCTCAAGGCCCATGCCGCCGGTGAGTTCAACCCGGACGCCTTTTTCCTGATCGAGGCCGGGGGCTTAGGCACGGACTCAGCCCTGCGCCGACAGGCCGATAACGACAAGAATGTTGCTTCCATCGCCTGTTACGAAGACGAAGCCGGGGACGTGGCGCGCATGACCCGTGAAACCCTGCAGCAAAACGAGGTTAGCCTTAGCCCCGAAGCGCTCGATATCTTTGTCGCTCGTCTGCCGCGCGAACGCGGTGTGGCCCGTCAGGAGATTGAGCGCCTGTGCCTGTTCATCGGACCGGGTTCCAAACGCACGCTGGATGCCAAAACTTTAGAGGATTTCTTAGGGGTCGAGCCCGAAGCGTCTTTGTTTCAGGCCGCTCAGGATGCCTTTGGCGGCAAGATGAAACCTGCGCAAGCCGCCCTGCGCCGGGCCTTTGCCGAAGGCGAGGCCGGGACCGATGCGGTACGCGCCCTCAGCGGCCATTTCGCTAAAATCCGTCTGATCCAGACCCTGATTGGGCAAGGCATCGGCGCCAAGGAAGCCGCTAAATCGGCGGGAGTTTTTTGGAAACAGGAGGCTGAATTTTTGCGTCAGGTCAGATCGTGGCGGGAAGATGTGCTTGATCCGATTGCCCGCGAACTGATTGAAACCGATAAGGCCTGCAAATCGACCGGTATGCCCGACCTGCTGATCTCTGAGCGGCTCTATATGAGTATTGCCGGCCGCGCCAAGCGGCTTGGACTTTAA
- a CDS encoding ParB/RepB/Spo0J family partition protein, producing the protein MSEKHRGLGRGLSALLGEAATPVPVTPPQAETKSADAPVGPVSMSLEQPIELLKRNPDQPRKVFSEAEIDSLAASIKEKGVLQPILVRAIAGTNEFQIIAGERRWRAAQKAGLRNVPVLVRDLDDLEVLEIGIIENVQREDLNAIEEAKAYKVLMERFGRTQDAVAQVVSKSRSHIANMLRLLNLPESVQDHVLEGRLSAGHARAIATASDPAALAELIIEKGLSVRQAEVLARQEGQGTTSKTSKPRHWDDPDTKALQQDLQDVLGLKVRLDDKGGKGELRLSYASLEQLDEVCRRLMKMS; encoded by the coding sequence ATGTCAGAAAAACACAGGGGTTTAGGCCGGGGTTTGTCAGCGCTGTTGGGGGAAGCCGCAACACCCGTGCCGGTCACACCGCCGCAGGCTGAAACTAAATCGGCGGATGCACCGGTAGGGCCGGTATCGATGAGCCTGGAACAGCCGATTGAGTTGCTGAAACGCAATCCCGATCAGCCGCGTAAGGTTTTCAGTGAGGCTGAAATTGACAGTCTGGCGGCATCTATCAAGGAAAAAGGGGTGCTCCAGCCCATTCTGGTGCGCGCGATTGCCGGCACGAACGAATTTCAAATCATTGCCGGGGAACGCCGCTGGCGGGCCGCGCAAAAAGCCGGTCTGCGCAATGTGCCGGTGCTGGTGCGCGATCTGGATGATCTTGAGGTGCTGGAAATCGGCATTATTGAGAATGTTCAACGTGAAGATCTCAACGCGATCGAAGAGGCCAAGGCCTATAAGGTGTTGATGGAGCGCTTTGGGCGCACCCAGGATGCGGTGGCGCAGGTCGTGTCCAAGAGCCGCTCACACATTGCCAATATGCTGCGTCTGCTGAACCTGCCCGAAAGTGTGCAGGATCATGTACTTGAAGGGCGTTTGTCGGCAGGTCATGCGCGCGCCATTGCCACGGCGTCTGATCCGGCAGCCTTGGCCGAACTGATTATTGAAAAAGGTCTGTCGGTGCGTCAGGCTGAGGTGCTGGCCCGTCAGGAAGGGCAGGGCACAACGTCCAAGACCTCTAAACCTCGTCATTGGGATGACCCGGACACCAAGGCCCTGCAACAGGATTTGCAGGATGTGCTGGGCCTTAAGGTGCGGCTGGACGACAAGGGCGGCAAGGGCGAACTGCGTCTGAGCTATGCGTCCCTGGAACAACTTGATGAGGTCTGCCGCCGCCTGATGAAGATGTCTTAG
- the leuS gene encoding leucine--tRNA ligase, with protein MSRYNPKESEPRQRQRWDDKGVFLTRTPEEAEAKDKYYVLEMFPYPSGRIHMGHVRNYAMGDLVARYKRARGFNVLHPMGWDAFGMPAENAAMERGIHPKGWTYDNIAAMRAQLQRLGLSIDWTREFATCDAAYYGKQQKWFLDLLKHELVYRKESVVNWDPVDNTVLANEQVIDGKGWRSGAVVEKKKLTQWFLKITQYADDLTEGLETLDRWPDKVRLMQANWIGRSKGLRFKFQFSEPRTDLFETGLEVYTTRPDTLYGAGFVAVAADHPLVKTLPQTTELTAFLETVKRGGTTQEEIDTGEKLGFNTGLKVAHPFDAHKTLDIWIANFVLMDYGTGAIFGCPAHDQRDLDFARKYDLPVIEVVLPHGENPDTFKVGDEAYTGPGSIFNSGFLDGLDIETAKETAIATIEAKHLGRGATVYRLRDWGVSRQRYWGCPIPVIHCEDCGVVPVPDDQLPVVLPEDVTFDVPGNPLDRHLTWKHVKCPHCQKDARRETDTLDTFVDSSWYFARFTDPKADAPIDKAAADYWLPVDQYIGGIEHAILHLLYSRFITRALNTCGYLDVKEPFAGLFTQGMLTHETYKTAAGDWVEPADVELTAEGNKRTAVKLSTGEALKIGDIEKMSKSKKNVVAPEDIFDTYGVDAARLFVLSDSPPERDVQWTASGVEGSWRFTSRVWDQVDSFPSEHITAKNDAAAQEIRKAAHKAAKFVTDGFESFRFNSAIAKLYEFVNVLRNSDVNETGSEARREALTILAGLIAPVTPHLAEECWTRLGHDGLIVDADWPKFDPALAQDDVYTLPVQVNGKKRGELLVRLGATEEEIRTLALEDEAVKRHLEGVTIRKVVVVPNRILNFVVG; from the coding sequence ATGTCACGTTATAATCCCAAAGAGTCCGAACCCCGTCAGCGTCAAAGATGGGATGATAAAGGCGTGTTCCTGACACGCACCCCCGAAGAGGCAGAAGCTAAGGATAAGTACTATGTCCTTGAAATGTTTCCCTATCCTTCGGGCCGGATTCACATGGGCCATGTGCGTAACTACGCGATGGGGGACCTTGTCGCCCGTTATAAGCGCGCGCGCGGCTTTAACGTGCTTCACCCGATGGGCTGGGATGCGTTCGGTATGCCAGCGGAAAACGCGGCTATGGAGCGTGGCATCCATCCTAAGGGCTGGACCTACGACAATATTGCCGCCATGCGCGCGCAACTTCAGCGCTTAGGCCTGTCGATTGACTGGACGCGCGAATTTGCAACCTGTGATGCCGCCTATTACGGTAAGCAGCAAAAGTGGTTCCTTGACCTGCTGAAGCACGAACTGGTCTACCGCAAGGAAAGCGTCGTCAACTGGGACCCGGTCGACAACACGGTTCTGGCTAATGAGCAGGTTATCGACGGTAAGGGCTGGCGCTCAGGTGCCGTGGTCGAGAAGAAAAAACTGACCCAGTGGTTTTTGAAAATCACTCAGTATGCCGATGATCTGACCGAAGGTTTGGAGACGCTCGACCGCTGGCCGGACAAGGTACGCCTGATGCAGGCCAACTGGATCGGCCGCTCTAAGGGTTTGCGCTTTAAGTTCCAGTTTTCTGAACCGCGCACCGACCTGTTCGAAACAGGCCTGGAAGTTTATACCACCCGTCCGGATACGCTCTATGGTGCTGGCTTTGTCGCGGTGGCCGCTGATCACCCACTGGTCAAGACCCTCCCGCAAACCACTGAATTAACAGCGTTTCTTGAGACGGTTAAACGCGGCGGTACCACTCAGGAAGAGATCGACACCGGTGAAAAGCTGGGGTTCAATACCGGCCTTAAGGTCGCGCATCCGTTCGATGCCCACAAAACGCTCGATATCTGGATCGCCAATTTCGTCCTGATGGACTATGGCACCGGCGCCATTTTCGGCTGTCCGGCCCATGATCAGCGCGATCTTGATTTCGCCCGCAAATATGACCTGCCGGTTATTGAGGTCGTCCTGCCGCACGGTGAAAACCCGGATACCTTCAAAGTCGGTGATGAGGCCTATACGGGCCCCGGCAGCATCTTTAATTCCGGCTTCCTCGACGGGCTTGATATTGAAACCGCCAAGGAAACGGCGATTGCCACCATTGAGGCCAAGCATCTGGGCCGCGGCGCCACGGTCTACCGTCTGCGTGACTGGGGCGTATCGCGTCAGCGCTATTGGGGTTGCCCGATTCCGGTCATCCACTGCGAAGACTGCGGCGTCGTGCCCGTGCCGGACGATCAGTTGCCAGTGGTTCTGCCCGAAGACGTGACCTTTGATGTGCCCGGCAATCCGCTCGATCGCCACCTGACCTGGAAGCACGTCAAATGCCCGCACTGCCAAAAGGACGCGCGCCGCGAAACCGACACGCTGGACACCTTTGTCGACTCGTCGTGGTATTTCGCCCGCTTTACCGACCCGAAGGCGGATGCCCCGATTGATAAGGCCGCGGCCGATTACTGGCTGCCGGTCGATCAGTATATCGGCGGCATCGAGCACGCCATCCTGCACCTGCTCTATTCGCGCTTCATCACTCGTGCCCTCAATACCTGCGGCTATCTGGATGTGAAGGAGCCGTTTGCCGGTTTGTTCACTCAAGGCATGCTGACCCATGAGACCTATAAGACCGCCGCTGGCGATTGGGTCGAACCGGCTGATGTCGAACTTACCGCTGAGGGTAACAAACGCACGGCTGTCAAGCTTTCGACCGGCGAGGCTTTGAAAATCGGCGACATTGAAAAAATGTCGAAGTCAAAAAAGAACGTCGTCGCCCCTGAAGACATTTTTGATACCTACGGCGTCGATGCAGCCCGCCTGTTTGTATTGTCGGACTCGCCGCCTGAGCGCGACGTGCAATGGACGGCCTCCGGCGTTGAAGGGTCATGGCGCTTTACCTCCCGCGTTTGGGATCAGGTTGACAGTTTTCCGTCGGAACATATTACCGCAAAAAACGACGCTGCCGCGCAGGAAATTCGCAAGGCCGCCCATAAGGCCGCCAAATTCGTGACAGACGGTTTCGAGTCCTTCCGCTTTAACTCGGCCATCGCAAAACTATATGAATTCGTTAATGTTTTGCGCAATTCCGACGTCAATGAAACTGGCTCTGAAGCCCGCCGTGAAGCCCTCACGATCCTCGCCGGACTGATTGCACCCGTCACGCCACACCTGGCCGAAGAGTGCTGGACGCGTTTGGGTCATGACGGCTTGATCGTGGATGCCGACTGGCCGAAGTTTGATCCGGCTCTGGCCCAGGACGATGTCTACACCCTGCCCGTTCAGGTCAATGGCAAGAAACGCGGTGAGCTTCTGGTCAGACTTGGGGCGACCGAAGAGGAAATCCGCACATTGGCGCTTGAAGACGAAGCCGTTAAGCGACATCTTGAAGGCGTTACGATCCGTAAGGTCGTGGTGGTGCCGAACCGCATCCTGAACTTTGTCGTAGGATAA
- a CDS encoding DUF3576 domain-containing protein, translating into MTIIRSAVFGFTALSLLSLSACAMIGKKDDTGPVAVSSENKGFLGMFKGSQPVANTTEAGIGVNAYLWRASLDTISFMPLTSADPWGGVIISDWYANPEKPDERFKTTVYILDSRLRADALNVTVNKQVMQNGGWIDSAVSAQTEIDVENAILTRARQLRLSNVNK; encoded by the coding sequence ATGACCATTATTCGTAGCGCTGTGTTTGGTTTTACCGCGTTATCACTGCTTTCTTTAAGCGCCTGCGCCATGATTGGCAAAAAAGACGACACCGGCCCCGTCGCCGTATCGTCTGAAAACAAAGGTTTTTTAGGAATGTTCAAAGGCAGCCAGCCGGTTGCTAACACGACCGAAGCCGGTATCGGGGTCAATGCCTATCTGTGGCGCGCCTCGCTTGACACCATCTCCTTTATGCCGCTGACCTCGGCTGACCCCTGGGGCGGCGTGATCATTTCTGACTGGTACGCCAACCCGGAAAAGCCGGATGAGCGTTTCAAGACCACGGTCTATATTCTGGACTCGCGTCTGCGCGCCGATGCCCTCAACGTCACGGTCAATAAGCAGGTCATGCAAAATGGCGGCTGGATTGACTCGGCGGTATCGGCTCAGACCGAAATCGACGTGGAAAACGCCATCCTGACCCGTGCCCGTCAGTTGCGCCTGTCCAACGTCAATAAGTAA